Proteins co-encoded in one Armatimonadota bacterium genomic window:
- the glmS gene encoding glutamine--fructose-6-phosphate transaminase (isomerizing), with protein MCGIIGYIGQRDALPVLLEGLRRLEYRGYDSAGVAVLSNGHIAVRKAAGKLARLEALTARDPLPGTVGIGHTRWATHGVPTDENAHPHTDCAGDIVVIHNGIIENFLPLREALTARGHVFRSDTDTEVIAHLIEEAYAVLPPGPERFEAAVRAALRQTTGAYAIVVMARQHPDRIIAVRQISPLIVGQSDGATILASGIPALLPYTRDVLVIEDGEMAVLWADRVLITDLEGRPRPRSPVHVDWDAEMAEKGGYPHFMLKEIHEQPRVLMDTLMGRLDAAGRVELDGVHVTDDFVRALDRVWITACGTAYHAGLAGRWLIEHLARIPVEADLASELRYRDPLIQGRTWTVAISQSGETADTLAAVREARRRGSRILAITNVVGSALTREADDVLYIRAGPEIAVASTKAYLTMLAALVMLALDLGRRRGTLDPARAEVLLAGLRALPAKVQAALEGEAAVAELARRYRDVEHVFFIGRGLDYPVAMEGSLKLKEISYVHSEALAAGELKHGTLALVVPGVPVVALVTQGHVYEKTVSNILEVKARGAEVIAVAYEDDEQIARHADHVIRLPRVPDLLAPLVAIVPLQLFAYYVARERGHDIDQPRNLAKSVTVE; from the coding sequence ATGTGCGGCATTATCGGCTACATCGGGCAGCGGGACGCCCTCCCGGTGCTCCTGGAGGGGCTGCGGCGCCTGGAGTACCGCGGCTACGACTCGGCAGGCGTGGCCGTGCTGAGCAACGGCCACATCGCCGTGCGCAAGGCGGCAGGCAAGCTCGCCCGCCTGGAGGCGCTCACCGCGCGCGACCCGCTGCCCGGGACCGTGGGCATCGGCCACACCCGCTGGGCCACCCACGGGGTGCCCACCGACGAGAACGCCCACCCCCACACCGACTGCGCCGGCGACATCGTCGTCATCCACAACGGCATCATCGAGAACTTCCTCCCCCTGCGCGAGGCCCTCACCGCCCGCGGGCACGTCTTCCGCTCCGACACCGACACCGAGGTCATCGCCCACCTCATCGAGGAGGCCTACGCGGTCCTGCCCCCCGGGCCGGAGCGCTTCGAGGCGGCGGTGCGCGCGGCCCTGCGCCAGACCACCGGGGCCTACGCCATCGTGGTCATGGCCCGCCAGCACCCGGACCGCATCATCGCCGTGCGGCAGATCAGCCCGCTCATCGTCGGCCAGTCCGACGGGGCCACGATCCTGGCCTCGGGGATCCCCGCGCTGCTGCCCTACACCCGGGACGTGCTGGTGATCGAGGACGGGGAGATGGCGGTGCTGTGGGCCGACCGCGTCCTCATCACCGACCTGGAGGGACGGCCGCGCCCGCGCTCGCCCGTCCACGTCGACTGGGACGCGGAGATGGCGGAGAAGGGCGGCTACCCCCACTTCATGCTCAAGGAGATCCACGAGCAGCCCCGCGTGCTCATGGACACGCTCATGGGCCGGCTGGACGCCGCCGGCCGCGTCGAGCTGGACGGGGTGCACGTCACCGACGACTTCGTGCGCGCGCTGGACCGCGTGTGGATCACCGCCTGCGGCACGGCCTACCACGCGGGGCTGGCCGGGCGCTGGCTGATCGAGCACCTGGCCCGCATCCCGGTGGAGGCGGACCTGGCCAGCGAGCTGCGCTACCGCGACCCGCTGATCCAGGGGCGCACCTGGACCGTGGCCATCAGCCAGTCGGGGGAGACGGCCGACACGCTGGCGGCGGTGCGGGAGGCGCGGCGGCGCGGCTCGCGCATCCTGGCCATCACCAACGTCGTCGGCTCGGCGCTCACCCGCGAGGCCGACGACGTCCTCTACATCCGCGCCGGTCCCGAGATCGCCGTGGCCTCCACCAAGGCCTACCTGACCATGCTGGCGGCGCTGGTCATGCTGGCGCTGGACCTGGGCCGCCGCCGCGGCACCCTGGACCCCGCCCGGGCGGAGGTCCTGCTGGCCGGGCTGCGCGCCCTGCCGGCCAAGGTGCAGGCGGCGCTGGAGGGCGAGGCGGCGGTGGCGGAGCTGGCGCGCCGCTACCGCGACGTCGAGCACGTCTTCTTCATCGGTCGCGGCCTCGACTACCCGGTGGCCATGGAGGGCTCGCTGAAGCTCAAGGAGATCTCCTACGTCCACTCCGAGGCGCTGGCCGCCGGCGAGCTGAAGCACGGCACGCTGGCCCTGGTCGTCCCCGGTGTCCCCGTCGTCGCGCTGGTGACGCAGGGGCATGTGTACGAGAAGACGGTGTCGAACATCCTGGAGGTGAAGGCGCGCGGGGCCGAGGTCATCGCCGTGGCCTACGAGGACGACGAGCAGATCGCCCGCCACGCGGACCACGTCATCCGCCTGCCGCGGGTGCCCGACCTGCTGGCGCCGCTGGTGGCCATCGTCCCCCTGCAGCTCTTCGCCTACTACGTGGCCCGGGAGCGCGGCCACGACATCGACCAGCCGCGCAACCTGGCCAAGAGCGTGACGGTGGAGTGA
- a CDS encoding Trm112 family protein, which yields MLEPWVLEILACPADKAPLELREDRLVCTQCGRRYPIRDGIPHLLLEEAELP from the coding sequence ATGCTGGAACCCTGGGTCCTGGAGATTTTGGCCTGCCCCGCCGACAAGGCCCCGCTGGAGCTGCGCGAGGACCGGCTGGTCTGCACCCAGTGCGGGCGCCGCTACCCCATCCGGGACGGCATCCCCCACCTCCTGCTCGAGGAAGCGGAGCTGCCGTGA
- the acpS gene encoding holo-ACP synthase produces the protein MRPGGAVVGVGLDVVEVARVHRAAGRWGERLLRRLFTEAELARARGAHAQARLAARFAAKEAVMKALGVGWQAVRWREIEIRTDPTGRPTVALSGEAQALAERLGVGEVLVSLTHTDHLAVAQAVALAR, from the coding sequence GTGAGGCCCGGCGGAGCCGTGGTGGGCGTCGGCCTCGACGTCGTCGAGGTCGCGCGCGTCCACCGCGCCGCCGGGCGGTGGGGGGAGCGCCTGCTGCGCCGCCTCTTCACCGAGGCGGAGCTGGCCCGGGCCCGGGGGGCGCACGCCCAGGCCCGCCTGGCCGCCCGCTTCGCCGCCAAGGAGGCGGTGATGAAGGCGCTCGGGGTGGGCTGGCAGGCGGTGCGGTGGCGGGAGATCGAGATCCGCACCGACCCCACCGGGCGGCCCACCGTGGCCCTCTCCGGGGAGGCGCAGGCCCTGGCCGAGCGGTTGGGCGTGGGGGAGGTCCTCGTCTCCCTGACCCACACCGACCACCTGGCGGTGGCCCAGGCGGTGGCGCTGGCGCGCTAA